One segment of candidate division KSB1 bacterium DNA contains the following:
- a CDS encoding cyclic nucleotide-binding domain-containing protein — METLEPILAEHPFLKGMTPAQLQLLVGCASNVRFDPGQYIFREGEEANQFYIVRQGKVALEIVTPQRGSIIIDTLSNDEVLGWSWLLPPYHWHFNARALELTRAIALDGKCLRNKCESDHDLGYELLKRFVHLIEQRLQATRLQLLDLYGS; from the coding sequence ATGGAAACACTCGAACCGATTCTCGCGGAGCATCCTTTTTTGAAAGGCATGACGCCGGCGCAACTGCAGTTGCTGGTCGGCTGCGCCTCCAATGTGCGTTTTGATCCGGGCCAGTACATCTTCCGGGAGGGCGAGGAGGCCAATCAGTTTTACATCGTGCGCCAGGGCAAGGTGGCGCTGGAAATCGTCACCCCGCAGCGCGGCTCGATTATCATCGACACGCTGAGCAATGACGAAGTTCTGGGGTGGTCGTGGCTGCTGCCGCCCTATCACTGGCATTTCAACGCGCGCGCGCTCGAGCTCACCCGCGCCATCGCACTGGATGGCAAATGCCTGCGCAACAAATGCGAGAGCGACCACGATTTGGGCTATGAATTGTTGAAACGTTTTGTCCATCTCATCGAACAGCGCCTGCAGGCCACGCGCTTGCAGCTTTTGGATCTCTACGGCAGTTGA
- a CDS encoding FAD/NAD(P)-binding protein yields MAETLSHPMLPHPYVIRQVRKETPDTFTLELEPDDGHHHPAFAPGQFNMLYLFGVGEIPISISGDPTRPLPLVHTTRAVGVVTNAMRALKRGQALGVRGPFGTHWPVEKAEGQDVLIVAGGIGLAPLRPAMYAILAQREKFGKVVLLYGARTPSDILFRRQLEQWRAQFDLEVYVSVDRATGAWRGNVGVVTKLIPKAPFDPRNTVAFVCGPEVMMRFTVAELEKRGVLSRQIFVSMERNMKCGIGWCGHCQFGPAFVCKDGPVFPYTEVKELMTRWEI; encoded by the coding sequence ATGGCTGAGACTCTTTCCCATCCCATGCTGCCGCATCCTTATGTGATTCGACAGGTGCGCAAAGAAACGCCCGATACCTTCACGCTCGAGCTCGAACCCGACGATGGCCATCACCATCCGGCTTTTGCGCCCGGGCAATTCAACATGCTCTATCTTTTCGGCGTGGGTGAGATCCCGATCTCGATCAGCGGGGATCCGACCCGGCCCCTGCCGCTGGTGCATACCACCCGCGCGGTTGGCGTGGTGACCAATGCCATGCGCGCACTCAAACGGGGCCAGGCGCTGGGCGTGCGCGGTCCCTTCGGCACGCACTGGCCGGTGGAAAAAGCGGAGGGGCAGGATGTTTTGATCGTGGCGGGCGGCATTGGTCTGGCACCTCTGCGGCCGGCGATGTATGCCATCCTGGCACAGCGGGAAAAATTCGGCAAAGTCGTGCTGCTCTACGGCGCGCGCACCCCCTCTGACATCCTCTTCCGCCGCCAGCTTGAACAATGGCGGGCGCAGTTCGATTTGGAAGTGTATGTCAGCGTTGACCGCGCCACCGGCGCCTGGCGCGGCAACGTTGGCGTGGTCACCAAGCTGATTCCCAAGGCGCCTTTTGACCCGCGCAACACCGTGGCCTTTGTCTGCGGGCCGGAGGTGATGATGCGCTTCACGGTTGCCGAGCTGGAGAAGCGCGGCGTGCTCTCCCGGCAGATCTTCGTCTCGATGGAGCGCAACATGAAATGCGGCATCGGCTGGTGCGGCCACTGTCAGTTTGGCCCGGCCTTCGTCTGCAAGGACGGCCCCGTTTTCCCCTACACCGAGGTGAAGGAGTTGATGACCAGGTGGGAGATCTGA
- a CDS encoding oxidoreductase, translating into MADANNRKPASGAPRKPKLAVWKFSSCDGCQLSLLDCEEELLAVAGAVEIANFPEASRAVVKGPYDLSLVEGSITTPHDAERIHQVRRVSKYLVTIGACATAGGIQALRNFKEVREFIAVVYATPSYIATLNKSTPIADHVFVDFELRGCPVNKRQLVEVISAFLNHRKPNVPRYSVCLECKQRATVCVMVAQGVPCLGPVTQAGCGALCPAYDRGCYACFGPKETPNTESLSARWAQLGVSQTGLVRAFRGFNAYAEAFRKESEAREGRLPGA; encoded by the coding sequence ATGGCGGATGCAAACAACAGGAAACCTGCCTCCGGCGCCCCGCGCAAGCCGAAACTCGCGGTGTGGAAATTCTCCTCCTGTGACGGTTGCCAGTTGAGCCTGCTGGATTGCGAGGAGGAGTTGCTGGCGGTGGCCGGCGCAGTCGAAATTGCCAATTTCCCGGAAGCCTCGCGCGCGGTGGTGAAGGGGCCCTATGATCTGTCGCTGGTGGAGGGCTCGATCACCACGCCGCATGACGCGGAACGCATCCATCAAGTCCGCCGCGTCTCGAAATATCTCGTCACCATTGGCGCGTGCGCCACCGCCGGCGGCATTCAGGCGCTGCGCAATTTCAAGGAGGTGCGCGAATTCATTGCGGTGGTCTATGCCACGCCGAGTTACATCGCGACACTCAACAAATCCACCCCCATTGCCGATCATGTGTTCGTCGATTTTGAATTGCGCGGCTGCCCGGTCAACAAGAGGCAACTGGTGGAGGTGATCAGTGCCTTTCTCAATCACCGCAAGCCCAATGTGCCGCGCTACAGCGTGTGTCTGGAATGCAAGCAGCGCGCCACGGTTTGTGTGATGGTGGCGCAGGGCGTTCCCTGTCTGGGGCCGGTCACCCAGGCGGGTTGCGGCGCTCTCTGCCCGGCATACGATCGCGGCTGTTATGCCTGCTTCGGGCCCAAGGAAACGCCGAACACCGAGTCGTTGAGCGCGCGCTGGGCCCAGTTGGGTGTTTCGCAAACCGGGCTGGTGCGTGCGTTTCGCGGATTCAATGCCTATGCCGAGGCTTTCCGCAAAGAGAGCGAGGCCCGTGAGGGCCGGCTGCCCGGCGCGTGA
- a CDS encoding Ni/Fe hydrogenase subunit alpha — protein MATKTIKVDYLARVEGEGALLVKIKDNAVSEVKLKIFEPPRFFEAFLRGRHYSEAPDITARICGICPIAYQMSSVHAMEDAFGVQVNGGLRALRRLLYCGEWIESHALHIYLLHAPDFLGYQDAITMAQDHPEVVQRGLQLKKIGNDLVTLLGGREIHPINVRVGGFYKAPERAELEKLAEKLKWARAAALATVQWTATLDYPDFEQDYEFVALRHPEEYPFNEGRLVSNKGLDIAVRDYENHFVEEHMQHSHALHSLLRARGAYFVGPLARYNLNFDRLTPLAQEAALNAGLGRECRNPFKSIIVRSVETLYACEEALRLIAAYEKPQKPAVSVHARAGIGYGCTEAPRGILYHRYRLDDHGMIHDARIVPPTSQNQKTMESDLRHFVAGRLDLPHEQLTWQCEQAIRNYDPCISCATHFLKLQVVRE, from the coding sequence ATGGCGACGAAAACGATCAAAGTCGACTATCTTGCACGGGTGGAAGGCGAAGGCGCGCTGTTGGTGAAGATCAAGGACAACGCCGTCTCCGAAGTCAAGCTGAAAATCTTCGAGCCGCCGCGCTTCTTTGAGGCCTTTCTCCGCGGCCGGCATTATTCCGAGGCGCCGGACATCACCGCGCGCATTTGCGGTATTTGTCCGATTGCCTATCAGATGAGCTCGGTGCACGCGATGGAAGACGCCTTCGGTGTGCAGGTGAATGGCGGCCTGCGCGCCTTGCGCCGCCTGCTGTATTGCGGGGAATGGATCGAAAGCCATGCGTTGCACATCTACCTGCTGCATGCCCCGGATTTTCTCGGCTACCAGGACGCCATTACGATGGCGCAAGATCATCCCGAAGTGGTGCAGCGTGGCCTGCAGTTGAAAAAAATCGGCAATGATCTCGTCACCCTGCTTGGCGGCCGCGAGATTCATCCCATCAATGTGCGCGTTGGCGGCTTCTACAAGGCCCCGGAGCGCGCAGAATTGGAAAAGCTGGCCGAGAAACTGAAGTGGGCGCGTGCGGCCGCGCTCGCCACGGTGCAATGGACCGCGACGCTGGACTATCCCGACTTCGAGCAGGACTATGAGTTCGTGGCGCTGCGCCATCCCGAGGAATACCCGTTTAACGAGGGCCGGCTGGTATCCAACAAAGGCCTGGACATCGCCGTGCGCGACTACGAGAACCATTTTGTCGAAGAACACATGCAGCATTCCCATGCGCTGCATTCCCTGCTGCGCGCGCGCGGCGCCTATTTCGTCGGGCCGCTGGCGCGTTACAATCTCAATTTTGACCGTCTCACCCCGCTCGCCCAGGAAGCCGCATTGAATGCCGGTTTGGGACGCGAATGCCGCAACCCCTTCAAGAGCATCATTGTGCGCAGTGTGGAAACCCTCTATGCCTGCGAAGAAGCCCTGCGCCTGATCGCCGCGTATGAAAAGCCGCAAAAGCCCGCGGTCAGTGTGCATGCCCGCGCCGGCATCGGCTACGGCTGCACCGAAGCGCCGCGTGGCATTCTGTATCATCGCTACCGTCTCGACGATCATGGCATGATTCACGACGCCAGGATCGTGCCGCCGACCTCGCAAAATCAAAAGACGATGGAAAGCGACCTGCGGCACTTTGTGGCAGGCCGCCTGGACCTGCCCCATGAGCAACTGACCTGGCAGTGTGAACAGGCCATTCGCAATTACGACCCGTGTATTTCGTGTGCCACGCATTTCCTGAAATTGCAGGTGGTGCGCGAGTAG
- a CDS encoding hydrogenase maturation protease translates to MAHESPTCQRALVLGVGNEYRGDDAVGILLCRLLAPQAPPHVAVVEHNGDGTALLEAWQGAELVIVLDAVQSGAPAGTIFRCDAALQAIPAQLFHYSTHAFSLAGAIELGRALHRLPRHLIVYGIEGVNFTPGAPLSAAVAQAMPGVLAQVMRDLHLFAPAHQPEIPALQPLTF, encoded by the coding sequence ATGGCACACGAATCCCCAACCTGTCAGCGTGCTTTGGTGCTTGGTGTGGGCAATGAGTACCGCGGCGATGATGCCGTGGGTATTCTGCTCTGCCGGCTGCTGGCGCCACAGGCACCGCCACATGTTGCGGTTGTCGAGCACAATGGCGACGGCACCGCTCTGCTCGAAGCCTGGCAGGGGGCGGAGCTGGTGATCGTCCTCGATGCCGTGCAATCCGGCGCGCCGGCCGGCACGATCTTTCGCTGCGACGCCGCGCTGCAGGCCATCCCCGCACAGTTGTTTCACTATTCCACCCACGCCTTCAGCCTGGCCGGCGCCATCGAACTCGGGCGCGCCTTGCATCGCCTGCCGCGCCATTTGATTGTCTATGGCATCGAAGGTGTGAATTTCACTCCCGGCGCACCGCTCTCCGCGGCCGTGGCGCAGGCAATGCCCGGGGTGCTGGCGCAAGTCATGCGTGATCTGCACCTGTTTGCGCCGGCGCACCAGCCGGAAATTCCCGCGCTGCAGCCATTGACTTTTTGA
- a CDS encoding bifunctional acetate--CoA ligase family protein/GNAT family N-acetyltransferase yields MNHPTEAGRNTTHDFLRHQRQSLEAIFQPKSIAVIGATERPGSVGRAVMSNLLGGKFGGALFPVNRHRKTVLGVPAHPHVTDLPSPVDLAILATPAETVPDVIAECAAAGAAAAIILAAGFRERGAAGAALEQRVLAQAGGRLRILGPNSFGVMLPHLGLNATFARAMAQSGHVALLSQSGALGAAILDWSLKANAGLSAFISVGNMLDIGWGDLIDYLGDDPRTKSIIIYMETIDDARAFLSAAREVAFRKPIIVLKAGHTTAAAQAAASHTGSLAGSDRVVEAAFRRCGVLRVNTIAELFYMAEVLDKQPRPRGPRLTILTNAGGPGVLAADALLASGGRLASLSPDTLDRLDHLLPAHWSHGNPIDILSDADAARYAQALALAAKDANSEGLLVVLTPQATADPTATAELIKDKAAAFGVPLLASWMGGAGVAEGEAILDRAGIPVFPFPDTAARMFAYMWQYTENLRGLYETPMLPAHADDGAIQREQAATIIQTVRQAGRAWFNEVEAKNLLAAYGVPVVSTYAATSEQDAVRLAEQLGYPVVLKLLSATVTHKTASGGVRLMLHDAAAVRRAFREIAAARQAGGGDFQGVTVQPMIPPPGIELILGSTIDPQFGPVLLFGAGGLLAEALQDYSLALPPLTTTLARRMMERTRIFPALQQAATQHKLDLESLTQLLVRLSWLVVERPEIREIEINPLFVSGERLLALDAKVILHEATLPPEQLPRPAIRPYPRQYQSSWHLKNGTPVLIRPIRPEDEPLMVAFHQQLSARTVYLRYFHLITLTQRIAHERLTRICFIDYDREMALVVERRSDDGEGREIIAVGRLSRSRRVNEAEFAVLVSDAYQGQGLGTELLRRLLQIAAAEKIRRVSADILPDNDDMQRVCRKLGMQLRFDHEEHVVKTWIDLPVEK; encoded by the coding sequence ATGAACCATCCGACTGAGGCCGGTCGCAACACCACGCACGACTTTTTGCGCCATCAACGCCAGTCGCTTGAGGCAATTTTCCAGCCCAAATCCATCGCCGTGATCGGTGCCACCGAACGGCCCGGCAGCGTGGGCCGCGCGGTGATGTCGAATCTGCTGGGCGGCAAATTTGGCGGCGCCCTCTTTCCCGTCAATCGCCATCGCAAAACCGTGCTGGGGGTGCCGGCCCATCCCCACGTGACTGACCTCCCGAGTCCGGTTGATCTCGCCATCCTGGCCACGCCGGCGGAAACCGTGCCGGATGTGATCGCGGAATGTGCCGCCGCTGGCGCGGCCGCTGCCATCATTTTGGCGGCCGGCTTTCGCGAACGCGGGGCGGCCGGCGCCGCTTTGGAACAGCGCGTGCTCGCACAGGCCGGCGGCCGGTTGCGCATTCTCGGCCCCAATTCGTTTGGGGTGATGCTGCCGCATCTCGGGCTCAATGCGACCTTTGCACGCGCCATGGCACAGTCCGGCCATGTCGCCTTGCTCAGCCAAAGTGGCGCACTGGGCGCCGCCATTCTGGATTGGAGCCTGAAGGCCAATGCCGGCCTCAGCGCCTTCATCTCGGTGGGCAACATGTTGGACATCGGCTGGGGCGATTTGATCGATTACCTCGGCGATGATCCGCGCACCAAGAGCATCATCATTTACATGGAGACCATTGATGACGCGCGCGCCTTCTTGTCGGCCGCACGCGAAGTGGCTTTCCGCAAGCCGATCATCGTGCTCAAGGCCGGCCACACCACTGCGGCCGCGCAGGCTGCCGCCTCGCACACCGGCAGTTTGGCGGGCAGTGATCGCGTGGTGGAAGCCGCTTTTCGACGGTGTGGCGTGCTGCGCGTCAACACCATTGCCGAGCTGTTCTACATGGCAGAGGTGCTGGACAAACAGCCGCGGCCGCGCGGACCGCGGCTGACCATTCTCACCAACGCCGGCGGCCCGGGCGTGCTCGCAGCCGATGCCCTGCTCGCCAGCGGCGGCCGGCTCGCGTCGCTCTCGCCGGATACCCTCGACCGGCTCGATCACCTGCTGCCGGCGCACTGGAGTCATGGCAACCCCATCGACATTTTGAGTGATGCCGACGCGGCGCGCTATGCGCAAGCCCTGGCGCTGGCGGCGAAGGATGCCAACAGCGAAGGTCTGTTGGTTGTTTTGACGCCACAAGCCACCGCGGATCCCACGGCCACCGCAGAACTCATCAAAGACAAGGCGGCAGCCTTTGGCGTACCGCTTCTCGCAAGCTGGATGGGCGGCGCCGGGGTGGCTGAAGGGGAGGCGATTCTCGATCGCGCCGGCATTCCAGTCTTCCCCTTTCCCGACACGGCCGCCCGCATGTTTGCCTACATGTGGCAATACACCGAGAACCTGCGCGGCTTGTATGAAACGCCCATGCTGCCGGCGCATGCCGATGACGGCGCCATCCAACGGGAGCAAGCCGCGACAATCATCCAGACCGTGCGGCAAGCCGGCCGGGCTTGGTTCAACGAGGTGGAAGCCAAAAACCTGCTGGCTGCCTATGGCGTGCCGGTGGTGAGCACCTATGCCGCGACCAGCGAGCAGGACGCCGTCCGCCTGGCGGAACAGCTCGGTTACCCGGTGGTGCTCAAGCTGCTTTCTGCGACCGTGACACACAAAACCGCCAGCGGCGGCGTGCGGCTGATGTTGCACGATGCCGCGGCCGTGCGCCGGGCATTTCGCGAGATTGCCGCTGCGCGGCAAGCCGGCGGCGGCGATTTTCAGGGCGTCACCGTGCAGCCGATGATCCCGCCGCCCGGCATTGAATTGATCCTGGGCAGCACGATTGATCCGCAATTCGGCCCGGTTCTGCTGTTCGGTGCCGGTGGTTTGCTGGCGGAGGCACTGCAGGATTACAGCCTGGCTTTGCCGCCGCTCACCACCACGCTGGCGCGCCGCATGATGGAACGCACACGCATCTTCCCGGCGCTGCAACAAGCCGCGACGCAGCACAAGCTCGATCTGGAGTCCCTGACGCAACTGCTGGTGCGCCTGAGCTGGCTGGTGGTGGAGCGTCCCGAGATTCGGGAGATCGAAATCAATCCGCTGTTTGTTTCCGGGGAGCGGTTGCTGGCGCTGGACGCAAAGGTGATTTTGCATGAGGCCACGCTGCCGCCGGAGCAATTGCCCAGGCCGGCCATTCGGCCCTATCCGCGGCAATACCAGAGCTCCTGGCACTTGAAGAACGGCACGCCGGTGCTGATCCGGCCGATTCGGCCGGAGGACGAGCCGCTGATGGTGGCTTTTCACCAGCAGCTCTCCGCGCGCACGGTTTATTTGCGCTATTTCCATTTGATCACGCTGACGCAGCGCATCGCGCATGAACGCCTGACCCGCATCTGTTTCATTGATTATGATCGCGAGATGGCGCTGGTGGTCGAACGCCGCAGCGATGACGGCGAGGGCCGCGAAATCATTGCCGTGGGGCGGCTGAGCCGGTCCCGCCGCGTCAACGAGGCGGAGTTTGCCGTGCTGGTGAGTGATGCATATCAAGGCCAGGGCCTGGGCACCGAATTGTTGCGCCGGCTGCTGCAGATTGCGGCCGCGGAAAAGATCCGCCGTGTCTCCGCCGACATTCTGCCGGATAACGATGACATGCAGCGCGTTTGCAGAAAACTCGGCATGCAACTGCGGTTTGATCATGAGGAGCACGTGGTCAAGACCTGGATCGACCTGCCGGTGGAGAAATGA